The following are encoded together in the Deinococcus soli (ex Cha et al. 2016) genome:
- a CDS encoding MarR family winged helix-turn-helix transcriptional regulator — protein MTTNLETRWQTLDHEWQTVSRALEHALNTHHDLSLSEYRVLAALEAKHDHHHRMQVLADLAGLSQSATTRLVARLEAQDCGLLARYMCPTDRRGVYTEITPTGLAKLTRARQTVQDTLAGLWTGRDTPTPA, from the coding sequence ATGACCACCAACCTCGAAACCCGCTGGCAGACCCTCGACCACGAGTGGCAGACCGTCAGCCGCGCCCTGGAACACGCCCTGAACACCCACCACGACCTCAGCCTCAGCGAGTACCGCGTCCTCGCCGCGCTGGAAGCCAAACACGACCACCACCACCGCATGCAGGTCCTCGCCGATCTGGCCGGGCTCTCCCAGAGCGCCACCACCCGCCTCGTCGCCCGGCTTGAGGCGCAGGACTGCGGCCTGCTCGCCCGTTACATGTGCCCCACCGACCGGCGCGGCGTGTACACCGAGATCACCCCCACCGGCCTCGCCAAGCTCACCCGCGCCCGCCAGACCGTTCAGGACACCCTCGCCGGGCTCTGGACCGGCCGCGACACCCCCACCCCGGCCTGA
- a CDS encoding ABC transporter ATP-binding protein, whose amino-acid sequence MSSSAAVSPSVPPDAPPRSALGVLGTYLGPLRWQVAALAALLLTGTGLNLLLPQLLQQFVDNAKQGAGADVAGLVRLAGLYILLAVGVQLMTAGATYVGARVGWTATNRLRADLMAHLLSLDMREHKERTPGEMIERIDGDVTALSNFFSQFAVRVFGAALLLTGALVMFFREDWRIGLGVTVFTAITLTAMNRVRKLGVEPTRLEREASARLFGFVEERLAGLEDVRSLGAGGHHLRRFLDVQRTFFTRSINSWRRRSVVWQLSMALFAVGYVGVLGAAVGLYAGGAITLGTAFLLYQYMTLVEEPIDQLTQQLQDLQKAGASLGRVSELLALRSAVRGGETPLPAGPLPLAFRDVTFSYAPEDPQARGVLRGVSFDLPAGQTVGLLGRTGSGKTTLTRLISRLYDATQGEILLGGVNVQATPLHDLRSRVAVVTQDVQLFQASVRDNLSFFDPHVTDAQVEAALHEVGLSAWLARLPDGVRTPLPTGSLSAGEAQLLAFARVMLRDPSLIILDEPSSRLDPATEALLTAAMTRLLSGRTAIIIAHRLDTVARADRILVLGDGEVLEDGRRDDLARDPRSHYAALLRAGQLNEHDGVLA is encoded by the coding sequence ATGTCGTCTTCTGCCGCCGTGTCTCCCTCCGTGCCACCCGACGCTCCGCCGCGGAGCGCGCTGGGGGTGCTGGGCACGTACCTGGGGCCGCTGCGGTGGCAGGTGGCGGCGCTGGCGGCGCTGCTGCTGACCGGCACGGGCCTGAACCTGCTGCTGCCGCAGCTGCTGCAACAGTTCGTCGACAACGCCAAGCAGGGCGCGGGCGCGGACGTCGCGGGGCTGGTGCGGCTGGCGGGCCTGTACATCCTGCTCGCGGTGGGCGTGCAGCTCATGACCGCCGGGGCGACGTACGTGGGCGCGCGGGTCGGCTGGACCGCCACGAACCGCCTGCGCGCCGACCTGATGGCGCACCTGCTGTCGCTGGACATGCGCGAGCACAAGGAGCGCACGCCGGGCGAGATGATCGAGCGGATCGACGGGGACGTGACGGCCCTGAGCAATTTCTTCTCTCAGTTCGCGGTGCGGGTGTTCGGCGCGGCGCTGCTGCTGACCGGCGCGCTGGTGATGTTCTTCCGGGAGGACTGGCGGATCGGGCTGGGCGTGACCGTGTTCACGGCCATCACGCTGACCGCGATGAACCGCGTGCGGAAACTGGGCGTGGAACCCACCCGCCTGGAACGCGAGGCGAGCGCGCGGCTGTTCGGTTTCGTCGAGGAGCGACTGGCGGGCCTGGAGGACGTGCGCAGCCTGGGCGCGGGTGGGCACCACCTGCGGCGCTTCCTGGACGTGCAGCGGACCTTCTTCACGCGCTCCATCAATTCCTGGCGGCGGCGCAGCGTGGTGTGGCAGCTGAGCATGGCGCTGTTCGCGGTCGGGTACGTGGGCGTGCTGGGCGCAGCGGTCGGCCTTTACGCGGGCGGCGCGATCACGCTGGGCACGGCGTTCCTGCTGTACCAGTACATGACGCTGGTGGAGGAACCCATCGATCAGCTCACGCAGCAGCTTCAGGACCTGCAGAAGGCCGGGGCGAGCCTGGGGCGCGTGTCGGAACTGCTCGCGCTGCGCAGCGCCGTCCGCGGGGGCGAGACGCCCCTCCCGGCGGGGCCGCTGCCGCTGGCGTTCCGGGACGTGACGTTCAGCTACGCCCCCGAGGACCCGCAGGCGCGCGGCGTGCTGCGGGGCGTGAGCTTCGACCTGCCCGCCGGGCAGACCGTGGGCCTGCTGGGCCGCACCGGCAGCGGCAAGACCACACTCACCCGCCTGATCTCGCGGCTGTACGACGCGACGCAGGGCGAGATCCTGCTGGGCGGCGTGAACGTGCAGGCCACCCCCCTGCACGACCTGCGCTCCCGCGTGGCGGTCGTCACGCAGGACGTGCAGCTGTTCCAGGCGAGCGTCCGCGACAACCTCAGCTTCTTCGACCCGCACGTCACCGACGCGCAGGTGGAGGCCGCGCTGCACGAGGTCGGCCTGAGCGCCTGGCTGGCCCGCCTGCCCGACGGCGTCCGCACGCCGCTGCCCACCGGGAGCCTGTCTGCCGGGGAGGCGCAACTCCTGGCGTTCGCGCGCGTCATGCTGCGCGACCCCAGCCTGATCATCCTGGATGAACCCAGCAGCCGCCTCGACCCCGCCACCGAGGCCCTGCTAACCGCCGCCATGACCCGCCTGCTGTCGGGCCGTACCGCGATCATCATCGCGCACCGCCTCGACACCGTCGCCCGCGCCGACCGCATCCTGGTCCTCGGCGACGGCGAGGTGCTGGAGGACGGCCGCCGCGACGACCTCGCCCGCGACCCCCGCAGTCACTACGCCGCCCTGCTGCGCGCCGGACAGCTGAACGAACACGACGGAGTGCTGGCATGA
- a CDS encoding ATP-binding cassette domain-containing protein translates to MTTSPLPQPPVPVKERTFALSKELFRYKPGLFAFNLFMWGMVHASPALLTLAVSGVFRALEQADGLKTGGQPINPAIAAAWVSVAWFAFVRLSRFGIFYGAFRAWIELWYTLDALVRRNLLSYLLTARRSRRLPDTPAEAVSRFRDDVDDVAGYTEVWVDGAGFVLYSLVAITLMARVDPLITALVCTPLLLMVVFVQRLSPTIRTYRRRMREATARVTDFIGETFGAVSAVKLAAREGGMVTHLRALGETRRHAALRDVLLTELIRGVNTNMVNLAVGLVLLLGANKVRGGTLDVADFVLFIGLLPRLTGSMGFFGDAIARHRRTGVSYDRMTRLLQDAPDTTIVEHHDAYLNREAPAAPPAPAAIPLRELHVDGLTALHPSGLGVSEASFSVGRGEFVVVTGRIGSGKSTLLRAVLGLIPTQSGSVQWNGETLDDPASFLVPPRSAYTAQLPNLFSDTLRENITSGADEAHLSGAVQLAVLEPDLHALSGGLDTPVGARGVKLSGGQIQRAAVARMLARPADLLVFDDVSSALDARTEAQLWQGLAQTDATCLVVSHRRAALLRADRILLMENGRITDEGTLPDLLERSDEMRALWAEQDA, encoded by the coding sequence ATGACCACCTCTCCTCTCCCCCAGCCGCCCGTGCCCGTGAAGGAACGGACGTTCGCGCTGTCGAAGGAACTGTTCCGCTACAAGCCGGGGCTGTTCGCGTTCAACCTGTTCATGTGGGGCATGGTGCACGCCAGCCCGGCGCTGCTGACCCTGGCGGTCAGCGGCGTGTTCCGGGCGCTGGAGCAGGCCGACGGCCTGAAGACCGGCGGGCAGCCCATCAACCCAGCGATTGCGGCGGCGTGGGTATCGGTGGCGTGGTTCGCGTTCGTGCGCCTGAGCCGCTTCGGGATCTTCTACGGCGCGTTCCGCGCGTGGATCGAGCTGTGGTACACCCTGGACGCCCTGGTGCGCCGCAACCTCCTGAGCTACCTGCTCACCGCCCGCCGCTCCCGGCGCCTGCCGGACACGCCCGCCGAGGCGGTCAGCCGCTTCCGGGACGACGTGGACGACGTCGCCGGGTACACCGAGGTGTGGGTGGACGGCGCGGGCTTCGTGCTGTACTCCCTGGTGGCGATCACGCTGATGGCCCGCGTGGACCCGCTGATCACGGCGCTGGTGTGCACGCCGCTGCTGCTGATGGTGGTGTTCGTGCAGCGCCTGTCCCCCACCATCCGCACCTACCGCCGCCGCATGCGCGAGGCGACCGCCCGCGTCACGGACTTCATCGGCGAGACCTTCGGCGCCGTGAGCGCCGTGAAACTCGCCGCGCGTGAAGGCGGCATGGTCACGCACCTGCGCGCCCTGGGCGAAACGCGCCGCCACGCCGCCCTGCGGGACGTGCTGCTGACCGAACTGATCCGCGGCGTGAACACGAACATGGTGAACCTCGCCGTGGGGCTCGTGCTGCTGCTCGGCGCGAACAAGGTGCGCGGCGGCACGCTGGACGTCGCGGACTTCGTGCTGTTCATCGGCCTGCTGCCCCGCCTGACCGGCAGCATGGGCTTCTTCGGGGACGCCATCGCCCGCCACCGCCGCACGGGCGTCAGCTATGACCGCATGACCCGCCTGCTGCAGGACGCGCCGGACACCACCATCGTCGAGCACCACGACGCGTACCTGAACCGCGAGGCGCCCGCCGCGCCCCCTGCCCCCGCCGCGATTCCCCTGCGCGAGCTGCACGTGGACGGCCTGACCGCCCTGCACCCCAGCGGCCTGGGTGTGAGTGAGGCGAGCTTCAGCGTGGGGCGCGGCGAGTTCGTGGTGGTCACCGGGCGCATCGGCAGCGGCAAGAGCACCCTGCTGCGCGCCGTGCTGGGCCTGATCCCCACGCAGTCCGGTAGCGTCCAGTGGAACGGCGAGACGCTGGACGACCCCGCCTCGTTCCTCGTGCCCCCCCGCAGCGCGTACACCGCTCAGCTACCCAACCTCTTCAGCGACACCCTGCGCGAGAACATCACCAGCGGCGCCGACGAGGCGCACCTCAGCGGCGCCGTGCAGCTCGCCGTCCTCGAACCCGACCTGCACGCCCTGAGCGGCGGCCTCGACACCCCCGTCGGCGCGCGCGGCGTGAAACTCAGCGGCGGGCAGATCCAGCGCGCCGCCGTCGCCCGCATGCTCGCCCGCCCCGCCGACCTCCTCGTGTTCGACGACGTCAGCAGCGCCCTCGACGCCCGCACCGAGGCGCAACTCTGGCAGGGCCTCGCCCAGACCGACGCCACCTGCCTCGTCGTCAGCCACCGCCGCGCCGCCCTCCTGCGCGCCGACCGCATCCTCCTGATGGAAAACGGCCGCATCACCGACGAAGGCACCCTGCCCGACCTGCTCGAACGCAGCGACGAGATGCGCGCCCTCTGGGCCGAACAGGACGCTTAA
- a CDS encoding ComEC/Rec2 family competence protein: protein MTGPKKVPAPRKAAPKKAAPARKTPARTPEATTKASPKAPPRGRAKGKSAARKGPSPSDLLGVLVLIGTASLAACGWMKQGGQDGGDTRPTGPAGQVTIRFLDIGQGDAILIQSPEGKTALIDGGRSSERLRDYIDELNLTALDLMVASHADADHIAGLVPAATLKPRVFINNGLGGTTQTWDRLVKALQDVGSTFTKASNQTVNLGSVKLRVIAPPPGMGDDQNENSVGVALQFGSFRALMTGDSETPETEGWLAQEREDLRGPFQVYKSIHHGAANGDSAAWLAYVRPQNVVISVGASNTYGHPTKSALNLYKQAGARVYRTDRQGTVTVQGSGDGTYTITTDR from the coding sequence GTGACCGGCCCGAAGAAGGTTCCCGCGCCCAGGAAGGCCGCCCCGAAAAAGGCTGCGCCCGCCCGCAAGACCCCTGCCAGAACGCCTGAAGCCACCACCAAAGCCTCCCCGAAAGCCCCACCCCGCGGCCGCGCGAAGGGGAAATCCGCCGCCCGCAAGGGCCCCAGCCCGTCAGACCTGCTGGGCGTCCTCGTGCTGATCGGCACCGCCAGTCTCGCCGCGTGCGGCTGGATGAAACAGGGCGGCCAGGATGGCGGCGACACCAGACCCACCGGCCCCGCCGGACAGGTCACCATCCGCTTCCTCGACATCGGGCAGGGCGACGCGATCCTCATCCAGAGCCCCGAAGGCAAGACCGCCCTGATCGACGGGGGCCGCAGCAGCGAGCGCCTGCGCGACTACATCGACGAACTGAACCTCACGGCCCTCGACCTGATGGTCGCCTCGCACGCCGACGCCGACCACATCGCGGGCCTCGTGCCCGCCGCCACGCTGAAACCACGCGTGTTCATCAACAACGGCCTGGGCGGCACCACCCAGACCTGGGACCGCCTGGTCAAGGCCCTCCAGGACGTCGGAAGTACCTTCACGAAAGCCAGCAATCAGACCGTGAACCTCGGCAGCGTGAAACTCCGCGTGATCGCCCCACCCCCCGGCATGGGCGACGACCAGAACGAGAACAGCGTCGGCGTCGCCCTGCAGTTCGGGTCCTTCCGCGCCCTGATGACCGGCGACAGCGAAACCCCGGAAACCGAAGGCTGGCTCGCACAGGAACGCGAGGACCTGAGGGGTCCCTTCCAGGTGTACAAGAGCATCCACCACGGCGCCGCGAACGGCGACAGCGCCGCGTGGCTCGCGTACGTCCGCCCCCAGAACGTCGTCATCAGCGTCGGCGCCTCCAACACCTACGGCCACCCCACCAAGAGTGCCCTGAACCTCTACAAGCAGGCCGGAGCGCGCGTGTACCGCACTGACCGCCAGGGCACCGTCACCGTCCAGGGCAGCGGCGACGGCACGTACACCATCACCACCGACCGCTGA
- a CDS encoding DUF3006 domain-containing protein → MSAEDHRPGAERPGGTDAPATPTPERWTVDALEDTPRGPVARLERPDGETVDVPARHLPDGVREGDLLAVQDGPDGVSFRALPRETRERRAQAQAQLDALNARQGPPTNDQGEIDL, encoded by the coding sequence ATGAGCGCAGAAGATCATCGTCCCGGAGCAGAACGCCCCGGCGGGACGGACGCCCCGGCCACACCCACGCCAGAACGCTGGACGGTCGACGCGCTGGAGGACACTCCGCGCGGCCCGGTCGCGCGGCTGGAACGCCCGGACGGCGAGACCGTGGACGTCCCCGCCCGTCACCTCCCGGACGGCGTGCGCGAGGGTGACCTGCTGGCCGTGCAGGACGGCCCGGACGGCGTGAGTTTCCGCGCGCTGCCCCGCGAGACGCGCGAGCGGCGCGCGCAGGCCCAGGCCCAACTGGACGCCCTGAACGCCCGCCAGGGCCCACCCACCAACGACCAGGGAGAGATCGACCTGTGA
- a CDS encoding GGDEF domain-containing protein, producing MTTEHADAQRQIARYRSLVQVIASLSRHVRTEDLLRTMHHEVQALFASPITLLARCTPEGGWALQTLEGDVIAEQWLGPRRDGLLERVVMDRVRLENDLPAYLDREGLTVVRVHYRPDLPHTMSWMGVPLRAGGETLGVLSVQSYALNAFTPEDLEFLELLGVQLGIVMENAALHEQLEREANTDPLTGLFNRRQFALRGEAAGHAAGEWTLAVLDVQEFKRINDDLGHAAGDVVLRGIGEALLDLTATRGEAFRLGGDEFALLLPCGPERAAALLRAGLDGLAGRALPASPFVNVGLAARHVGEPLTEWVRRADRHMYAAKRARAHLVVSPEDVA from the coding sequence GTGACCACGGAACACGCCGACGCGCAGCGGCAGATCGCCCGGTACCGATCCCTGGTGCAGGTGATCGCGTCGCTCTCCCGTCATGTCCGCACCGAGGACCTGCTGCGCACCATGCACCATGAGGTGCAGGCGCTGTTCGCCTCGCCCATCACGCTCCTCGCGCGGTGCACGCCTGAGGGCGGCTGGGCTCTGCAGACCCTGGAGGGCGACGTCATCGCCGAGCAGTGGCTCGGGCCGCGCCGCGACGGACTGCTGGAACGGGTCGTGATGGACCGCGTGCGCCTGGAGAACGACCTGCCCGCGTACCTGGACCGTGAGGGCCTGACGGTCGTGCGCGTCCACTACCGCCCGGACCTGCCGCACACCATGTCCTGGATGGGTGTCCCGCTGCGTGCTGGCGGGGAGACGCTGGGCGTGCTGTCCGTGCAGAGCTACGCGCTGAACGCGTTCACGCCCGAGGACCTGGAATTTCTGGAACTGCTGGGCGTGCAGCTGGGCATCGTGATGGAGAACGCGGCGCTGCACGAGCAGCTCGAACGAGAGGCGAACACCGACCCGCTGACCGGGCTGTTCAACCGCCGCCAGTTCGCGCTGCGGGGCGAGGCGGCGGGGCACGCGGCCGGCGAGTGGACGCTGGCCGTGCTGGACGTGCAGGAATTCAAACGCATCAACGACGACCTGGGGCACGCGGCGGGCGACGTGGTCCTGCGCGGGATCGGGGAGGCGCTGCTGGACCTGACCGCCACGCGGGGCGAGGCGTTCCGGCTGGGCGGGGACGAGTTCGCGCTGCTGCTGCCGTGCGGCCCCGAGCGGGCGGCGGCGCTGCTGCGCGCGGGGCTGGACGGTCTGGCGGGCCGGGCGCTGCCCGCGTCGCCGTTCGTGAACGTGGGGCTGGCCGCGCGCCACGTGGGGGAGCCGCTGACCGAGTGGGTGCGGCGCGCCGACCGGCACATGTACGCCGCGAAACGGGCCCGCGCGCATCTGGTCGTCTCGCCGGAGGATGTCGCGTGA